Proteins encoded together in one Kitasatospora albolonga window:
- a CDS encoding cobaltochelatase subunit CobN, producing MILLLSTSDTDLLSARASEGPVSYRYANPSRVDLDGLPELLEGAELVVVRLLGGVRAWQEGLDVVLATGRPVVVLTGEQAPDAQLMAASTVPIGIAAEAHAYLAHGGPANLEQLARFLSDTVLLTGHGFEPPAPAPAWGPLERDARELPEGAPTVAVLYYRAHHMSGNTAFVEALCTAVEDAGGRPLPLYVASLRTPEADLVDQLRAADAIVTTVLAAGGTKPAEASAGGDDESWDAGALTQLDVPILQALCLTSPRAAWEENDEGVSPLDAATQIAVPEFDGRLITVPFSFKEIDEDGLPAYVPDAERAARVAGIAVRHAKLRSIPNAEKKIALVLSAYPTKHSRIGNAVGLDTPASAVALLRRLRSEGYDFGPEADIPGLVSGDGDELIYALIEAGGHDQEWLTEEQLAKNPVRIPAADYRRWFAELPQELRESVEQHWGPAPGEMFVDRSANPEGDIVLAALRRGNLLILIQPPRGFGENPIAIYHDPDLPPSHHYLAAYRWIAASAEDNGFGADAMIHLGKHGNLEWLPGKNAGLSAACGPDAALGDLPLVYPFLVNDPGEGTQAKRRVHATLIDHLVPPMARADSYGDIARLEQLLDEHAQIAAMDPSKLPAIRAQIWTLIQAAKLDHDLGVEDRPEDEGFDDFIMHLDGWLCEIKDVQIRDGLHILGNPPAGNDRVNLVLAVLRARQIWGGTASLPGLREALGLDESAATRTDADAIEEQARALVQAMDDADWAPEAVAGVAAGLPDAVADILTFAATEVVPRMAATTDELAHAVHALNGGFVPAGPSGSPLRGLVNVLPTGRNFYSVDPKAVPSKLAWETGQALADSLLTRYRTDNGDWPTSVGLSLWGTSAMRTAGDDIAEAFALLGIRPVWDDASRRVTGLEPIPYAELGRPRIDVTLRISGFFRDAFPHTIGLLDDAVRLAASLDEPAEQNYVRAHAQADLAEHGDERRATTRIFGSRPGTYGAGLLQLIDSRDWRTDADLAEVYTVWGGYAYGRELDGRPAREEMETAYKRIEVAAKNTDTREHDIADSDDYFQYHGGMVATVRALKGKAPEAYIGDSTRPETVRTRTLVEETSRVFRARVVNPKWIEAMRRHGYKGAFELAATVDYLFGYDATTGVVADWMYDKLTETYVLDPENKQFLQEANPWALHGIAERLLEAESRGMWAKPDPAVLEALRQVYLETEGNLEGED from the coding sequence TGACCGGTGAGCAGGCTCCGGACGCGCAGCTGATGGCCGCCTCCACCGTGCCGATCGGGATCGCGGCCGAGGCGCACGCCTACCTCGCGCACGGCGGGCCCGCCAACCTGGAGCAGCTGGCCCGGTTCCTCTCGGACACCGTGCTGCTGACCGGCCACGGCTTCGAGCCGCCCGCCCCGGCCCCGGCGTGGGGCCCGCTGGAGCGGGACGCCCGGGAGCTGCCCGAGGGCGCGCCGACGGTCGCCGTCCTCTACTACCGCGCCCACCACATGAGCGGGAACACGGCGTTCGTGGAGGCGCTCTGCACGGCGGTCGAGGACGCGGGGGGCCGGCCGCTCCCGCTGTACGTCGCGTCCCTCCGTACCCCGGAGGCCGACCTCGTCGACCAACTCCGCGCCGCCGACGCCATCGTGACCACCGTCCTCGCGGCGGGCGGCACCAAGCCCGCCGAGGCGTCCGCCGGGGGCGACGACGAGTCGTGGGACGCGGGCGCGCTGACCCAGCTCGACGTGCCGATCCTCCAGGCGCTCTGCCTCACCAGCCCGCGCGCCGCGTGGGAGGAGAACGACGAGGGCGTCTCCCCGCTGGACGCGGCCACGCAGATCGCGGTGCCGGAGTTCGACGGCCGCCTGATCACGGTCCCCTTCTCCTTCAAGGAGATCGATGAGGACGGGCTCCCGGCGTACGTCCCCGACGCCGAGCGCGCGGCCCGGGTCGCCGGGATCGCCGTACGCCACGCGAAGCTCCGCTCGATCCCCAACGCGGAGAAGAAGATCGCGCTGGTCCTCTCCGCCTACCCGACCAAGCACTCGCGGATCGGGAACGCGGTCGGTCTCGACACCCCCGCCAGCGCCGTGGCCCTGCTGCGCCGACTGCGGTCCGAGGGCTACGACTTCGGGCCCGAGGCCGACATCCCGGGGCTGGTCTCCGGCGACGGCGACGAGCTGATCTACGCGCTGATCGAGGCGGGCGGCCATGACCAGGAGTGGCTGACCGAGGAGCAGCTGGCGAAGAACCCGGTCCGTATCCCGGCCGCCGACTACCGCCGCTGGTTCGCCGAACTCCCGCAGGAGCTAAGGGAGTCGGTTGAGCAGCACTGGGGCCCGGCGCCCGGCGAGATGTTCGTCGACCGGTCCGCCAACCCGGAGGGTGACATCGTCCTCGCGGCCCTGCGGCGCGGGAACCTGCTCATCCTCATCCAGCCGCCGCGCGGCTTCGGCGAGAACCCGATCGCGATCTACCACGACCCCGATCTCCCGCCGTCCCACCACTACTTGGCCGCCTACCGCTGGATCGCGGCCTCAGCCGAGGACAACGGCTTCGGCGCGGACGCGATGATCCACCTGGGCAAGCACGGCAACCTGGAGTGGCTGCCCGGCAAGAACGCGGGCCTCTCCGCCGCCTGCGGCCCCGACGCCGCCCTCGGCGATCTGCCCCTGGTCTACCCGTTCCTGGTGAACGACCCGGGCGAGGGTACGCAGGCGAAGCGCCGCGTCCACGCCACGCTGATCGACCATCTCGTCCCGCCGATGGCCCGCGCCGACAGCTACGGCGACATCGCGCGTCTGGAGCAACTCCTGGACGAGCACGCCCAGATCGCCGCGATGGACCCGTCGAAGCTCCCGGCCATCCGCGCCCAGATCTGGACGCTGATCCAGGCGGCGAAGCTCGACCACGACCTCGGGGTGGAGGACCGCCCGGAGGACGAGGGCTTCGACGACTTCATCATGCATCTGGACGGCTGGCTCTGCGAGATCAAGGACGTCCAGATCCGCGACGGCCTGCACATCCTGGGCAACCCGCCCGCCGGGAACGACCGGGTCAACCTGGTCCTCGCCGTCCTCCGCGCCCGCCAGATCTGGGGCGGTACGGCATCCCTCCCCGGTCTCCGCGAGGCGCTCGGCCTGGACGAGTCGGCCGCCACCCGCACGGACGCCGACGCCATCGAGGAGCAGGCCCGCGCGCTGGTCCAGGCGATGGACGACGCGGACTGGGCCCCGGAAGCAGTGGCCGGGGTCGCCGCGGGCCTCCCGGACGCCGTGGCCGACATCCTGACCTTCGCGGCCACCGAGGTGGTCCCGCGCATGGCGGCCACGACCGACGAACTCGCCCACGCGGTCCACGCGTTGAACGGCGGCTTCGTCCCGGCGGGCCCCTCCGGCTCCCCGCTGCGCGGCCTGGTCAACGTGCTCCCGACGGGCCGCAACTTCTACTCGGTGGACCCCAAGGCGGTTCCCTCCAAGCTCGCTTGGGAGACGGGCCAGGCCCTCGCCGACTCCCTCCTCACCCGCTACCGCACCGACAACGGCGACTGGCCCACCTCGGTCGGCCTCTCCCTCTGGGGTACGAGCGCGATGCGCACGGCGGGCGACGACATCGCGGAAGCGTTCGCGCTGCTCGGCATCCGCCCCGTCTGGGACGACGCCTCGCGCCGTGTGACGGGCCTGGAGCCCATCCCGTACGCCGAGTTGGGCCGTCCGCGTATCGACGTCACGCTCCGCATCTCGGGCTTCTTCCGGGACGCGTTCCCGCACACGATCGGGCTGCTGGACGACGCCGTACGCCTCGCCGCCTCGCTCGACGAACCGGCCGAGCAGAACTACGTACGGGCCCACGCCCAGGCCGACCTGGCCGAGCACGGTGACGAACGCCGGGCCACGACCCGTATCTTCGGCTCGCGCCCCGGCACGTACGGCGCCGGGCTCCTCCAGCTCATCGACTCCCGCGACTGGCGCACCGACGCCGACCTCGCGGAGGTCTACACGGTCTGGGGCGGTTACGCCTACGGCCGCGAGCTCGACGGCCGCCCGGCCCGCGAGGAGATGGAGACCGCGTACAAGCGCATCGAGGTCGCCGCGAAGAACACCGACACCCGCGAGCACGACATCGCGGACTCGGACGACTACTTCCAGTACCACGGCGGCATGGTGGCCACCGTCCGCGCGCTCAAGGGCAAGGCCCCGGAGGCGTACATCGGGGACTCCACCCGCCCCGAGACCGTCCGCACCCGCACGCTCGTCGAGGAGACCTCCCGCGTCTTCCGCGCCCGGGTCGTCAACCCGAAGTGGATCGAGGCGATGCGCCGCCACGGCTACAAGGGCGCGTTCGAGCTGGCCGCCACGGTCGACTACCTCTTCGGCTACGACGCCACGACCGGCGTCGTCGCCGACTGGATGTACGACAAGCTCACCGAGACGTACGTGCTCGACCCGGAGAACAAGCAGTTCCTCCAGGAGGCCAACCCCTGGGCCCTGCACGGCATCGCGGAACGCCTGCTGGAGGCCGAGTCGCGCGGCATGTGGGCCAAGCCGGACCCGGCGGTCCTCGAAGCGCTGCGCCAGGTCTACCTGGAGACGGAAGGCAACCTGGAGGGCGAGGACTGA